One region of Cottoperca gobio chromosome 19, fCotGob3.1, whole genome shotgun sequence genomic DNA includes:
- the mrpl58 gene encoding large ribosomal subunit protein mL62 encodes MAAHIARRCYLLCRSAGVNGTPQHVKLRDFVIRDINNTFQLRVAYGTRGTDITQDAQVHIPVDRLTVSYCRSSGPGGQHANKVSTKAEVRFHVQTADWIPEDVRQKIFEKNKNRINKAGELLVTSELSRSQQRNFSDCIQKISAIIAEASRKPREPTAEDIALRAKRLEKWNKERLKQKKIHSATKNSRRVDFD; translated from the exons ATGGCGGCGCACATAGCACGACGCTGTTATCTTCTTTGTCGTAGTGCAGGAGTAAACGGGACTCCACAACATGTAAAACTAAGGGATTTTGTAATAAGAGACATTAACAACACTTTCCAGCTGCGTGTTGCCTACGGCACCCGAGGAACAGACATCACACAG gatGCCCAAGTGCACATTCCAGTGg ACCGCCTGACGGTGTCTTACTGCAGAAGCAGCGGGCCTGGTGGTCAGCATGCCAATAAAG TCAGCACAAAAGCAGAGGTCCGATTCCACGTGCAAACTGCAGACTGGATCCCAGAAGATGTCCGACAGAAAATCtttgaaaag AACAAAAACCGCATCAATAAGGCCGGGGAGCTGCTGGTGACCTCAGAGCTGAGCAGGAGTCAGCAGAGAAACTTTTCTGATTGCATACAGAAGATTTCTGCCATCATAGCTGAGGCCAGCAGGAAGCCACGTGAACCAACAGCAGAAGACATAGCTCTCAGGGCAAAGAG GTTAGAGAAGTGGAACAAGGAGCGACTCAAACAGAAGAAGATCCATTCAGCTACCAAGAACAGCAGACGAGTGGATTTTGACTAA
- the LOC115024388 gene encoding zinc finger protein OZF-like, whose product MSSVECLREFVNERLTAAAEEIFRVFQKAVIEYEAEIDRQRRLLDIVWKPEIKLHRIELPQQHVCKEEEVLSDQQLCIQERNSSLDQEDPKPPQIKEEQEELCTSQEGEQLVLKQETDTFMLTPTAEESDHQLLSQNSHVAESQDQKGGKHGDSGSTNAEPNLQNLHPESISHSNNVDNPNLSEMHCDTHTGKQPLKCDTCGKYFKYNSLLKIHLRIHTGEKPFACKTCGKAFRIHSILKNHLVIHTGEKPISCKTCGKAFKRRGMLTSHMTIHTGEKPFACKTCGRAFRKYSYLVCHMRTHTGEKPYSCKTCGKCFRYNGDLTVHIRTHTGEKPFICKTCGKVYSTNAHLVSHMRTHTGEKPYSCKTCGKGFTQKSSWKTHIKIHTDEKPFICKTCGRAFRRRSVLKDHMTIHTGEKPFTCKTCGKAFRQHSPLVCHMRTHTGEKPYSCKTCEKKFQYNSYLTAHMRIHTGEKLFTCKT is encoded by the exons atgtcttcagttgagtgtttgagagagtttgtgAACGAGCGactaactgctgctgctgaagaaatattcagagTTTTTCAGAAAGCTGTCAtcgagtacgaggcagagatcgACCGTCAGCGCAGGCTGCTGGATATCGTTTGGAAGCccgaaataaagttacacaggatag agctcccacagcaacatgtctgtaaggaggaggaggttctctctgaccagcagctctgtattcaggagaggaactccagtctggaccaagaggacccaaagcctccacagattaaagaggagcaggaggaactctgcaccagtcaggagggagagcagcttgtactgaagcaggagactgatacctttatgttgactcctactgctgaggaaagtgaccaccagctcctctctcaaaactctcatgtagctgagagccaagatcagaaaggaggcaagcatggagactcaggctcaactaaTGCAGAGCCAAATCTACAGAATCTACATCCTGAAAGCataagtcacagtaacaatgtcgACAACCCtaacctgtcagagatgcactgtgatactcacacaggtaaacagcctttaaaatgtgacacgtGTGGAAAATACTTTAAGTATAATTCATTACTGAAGATACatctgagaatccacacaggggagaagccgtttgcatgcaaaacatgtgggaaagctttcagGATTCATAGTATCTTGAAAAACCACTTGgtaatccacacaggtgagaagccaatttcatgcaaaacatgtgggaaagcttttAAAAGGCGTGGTATGTTGACATCCCACATGacaatccacacaggtgagaagccgtttgcatgcaaaacatgtgggagagCTTTCAGAAAATATAGTTACTTGGTATgccacatgagaacccacacaggtgagaagccatattcttgtaaaacatgtgggaaatgTTTCCGATATAATGGTGACTTGACAGTCCAcataagaacccacacaggggAGAAGCCGTTtatatgcaaaacatgtgggaaagttTACAGCACCAATGCTCACTTGGTAAgccacatgagaacccacacaggggagaagccatattcttgcaaaacatgtgggaaaggattCACTCAGAAATCATCATGGAAGACTCATATAAAAATCCACACAGATGAGAAGCCGTTtatatgcaaaacatgtgggagagCTTTTAGAAGGCGTAGTGTCTTGAAAGACCACATGacaatccacacaggtgagaagccgtttacatgcaaaacatgtgggaaagctttcagACAACATAGTCCCTTAGTATgccacatgagaacccacacaggtgaaaagccatattcttgtaaaacatgtgaaaaAAAATTCCAATATAATAGTTACTTGACAGCccacatgagaatccacacaggtgagaagctgtttacatgcaaaacatga